From the genome of Sporomusa sphaeroides DSM 2875:
GCAAAGCCGGGGTTTTGCTGACAGTAAACTAAGAGAGGCTATGCTCAGCCTGGCGGCAGCCGACCAGGATTTAAAGTCAAGCCGGACAGGTCCGGTAGCCCTGGAAAAAATAATTATTGAATTATGCGGATAAAGAAAACACGGCTTGCGCCGAGCCTTTGGCGAAAGCGGAAGCCGATGTTGATCCTGCTTTTAAGAAAGTTATACTCTCTGTTAGGATAAAGAAAACCCTGTCCACTTTTTAGTGAACAGGGTTTCAATTATTATTGAGATAATTAAGCTTGAGTTGCATTAGCTTTGCGAGCTAGACGGGACTTCTTACGAGCTGCGGCATTTTTATGAATAACGCCTTTGGCGGCTGCTTTGTCAATAACGCTGGCAGCAGTAGTCAGGAGGTTCTTGGCCTCATCTGCTTTACCGGTACGTGCAGCTTCTTCCACCTTACGAACAGAAGTTTTAATCGCTGATCTTACCGAATAATTGCGGGCACGCCGTTCTGCGTCAGTTTTTACGCTACGCTCAGATGCTTTAATATTTGGCAAGTAATTCACCTCCTTATGTATATGTTACTGAACTATTTTAGCATGCTCTACAGGAAAAAGCAAGCAATAAAGTAAAAGCAATTGGCTTGGTATAGCTAACTTTTTTTCCGGATAAGATAGGTTTGAAATAGTTTTTAGTAGGGGGAGAATAATTCATGGATCAAGTTCCTGCTGCAGTACGAACCGATTTGGCGTTAGAAGCGCGTGAAATGCTGACAAAACAGGTGAGAGAAGACATTCCCGGTGTCTTAGTTGAGACCAGTGAAGATGAGGATGTACTTATTACCCGGGTAAATATTACTACTCCTGAGGCGGAGCGAATGATGGGGAAAGCCAAAGGAAGTTATATTACCCTGGAGGCACCCGGCTTACGCTATAAAAATACTCCGTTACAAGAAAAAATCATGAATTTCCTGGCGGTTGAATTAGCTGGAATGGTTAATTTACCTCGCAACGCCACCGTATTGGTTGTCGGCCTTGGAAACTGGAATGTCACGCCAGATGCTTTAGGCCCGCGGGCTACGCACAAGATTGTCGTTACCCGGCATTTGCAGGAGATGTTGTCGCCGGAACTAAAAGGCGGTGTGCGCGCGGTGTGTGCGATTTCTCCCGGTGTGCTTGGTATAACCGGT
Proteins encoded in this window:
- the rpsT gene encoding 30S ribosomal protein S20; protein product: MPNIKASERSVKTDAERRARNYSVRSAIKTSVRKVEEAARTGKADEAKNLLTTAASVIDKAAAKGVIHKNAAARKKSRLARKANATQA